Proteins encoded in a region of the Pseudomonas shahriarae genome:
- a CDS encoding acyl-CoA dehydrogenase family protein: MQDIEFTEEQVMIRDMARDFARGEIAPHAQAWEKAGWIDDGLVAKMGELGLLGMVVPEEWGGTYVDYVAYALAVEEISAGDGAVGALMSIHNSVGCGPILNYGTQAQKETWLAELASGQAIGCFCLTEPQAGSEAHNLRTRAELRDGQWVINGAKQFVSNGKRAKLAIVFAVTDPELGKKGISAFLVPTDTPGFTVDRTEHKMGIRASDTCAVTLSQCSVPEANLLGERGKGLAIALSNLEGGRIGIAAQALGIARAAFEAALAYARDRVQFDKAIIEHQSVANLLADMQTRLNAARLLILHAARLRSAGKPCLSEASQAKLFASEMAEKVCSSAMQIHGGYGYLEDYPVERYYRDARITQIYEGTSEIQRMVIARELKHYQL, from the coding sequence ATGCAAGATATTGAGTTTACAGAAGAACAAGTCATGATTCGCGACATGGCGCGCGACTTTGCCCGTGGCGAAATCGCGCCCCATGCCCAGGCCTGGGAAAAGGCCGGCTGGATCGACGACGGCCTGGTCGCCAAGATGGGAGAACTGGGCCTGCTGGGCATGGTAGTGCCGGAAGAATGGGGGGGCACCTATGTGGATTACGTGGCCTACGCCCTGGCCGTCGAGGAGATTTCTGCGGGTGACGGCGCGGTAGGCGCGCTGATGAGTATCCATAATTCAGTGGGTTGCGGGCCGATCCTCAACTACGGCACACAGGCACAGAAAGAAACCTGGCTGGCCGAACTGGCCAGCGGCCAGGCCATCGGCTGCTTTTGCCTGACCGAGCCCCAGGCCGGCTCCGAAGCCCACAACCTGCGCACCCGCGCCGAATTGCGTGATGGCCAGTGGGTGATCAACGGCGCCAAGCAGTTTGTCAGCAATGGCAAACGGGCCAAATTAGCGATTGTGTTTGCAGTGACCGACCCGGAGTTGGGCAAAAAGGGCATTTCGGCGTTCCTGGTGCCCACCGACACCCCAGGTTTCACCGTGGACCGTACCGAACACAAGATGGGCATCCGCGCCTCGGACACCTGCGCCGTGACCCTCAGCCAGTGCAGCGTGCCCGAAGCCAACCTGCTGGGCGAACGCGGCAAGGGCCTGGCCATTGCCCTGTCCAACCTGGAGGGTGGGCGCATCGGTATCGCCGCCCAGGCCCTGGGCATTGCCCGCGCGGCCTTTGAAGCGGCGTTGGCCTACGCCCGTGACCGGGTGCAGTTCGACAAGGCCATTATTGAGCACCAGAGCGTGGCCAACCTGCTGGCCGACATGCAGACCCGCCTCAATGCCGCACGCTTGCTGATCCTGCATGCCGCACGGTTGCGCAGTGCGGGCAAGCCGTGCCTGTCCGAAGCCTCCCAGGCCAAGCTGTTTGCTTCGGAAATGGCCGAGAAAGTCTGCTCTTCGGCGATGCAGATCCATGGCGGCTATGGCTACCTGGAAGACTACCCGGTGGAACGCTACTACCGGGATGCGCGGATTACGCAGATTTATGAGGGTACCAGTGAGATCCAGCGCATGGTGATTGCACGGGAACTGAAGCACTATCAGCTCTGA
- a CDS encoding YqaA family protein: MFAGYAGLFLSAFGAATLLPLQSEAVLVALLLNGSYSLWLLLGIATLGNVLGSLVNWLLGRSVELFKDRRWFPVSAAQLEKSRGHYRRWGHWSLLLSWLPIIGDPLTLVAGVMREPLWRFILIVSLAKAARYAVVAMAVHWV; encoded by the coding sequence ATGTTTGCAGGCTATGCCGGGCTGTTTCTCAGCGCTTTCGGGGCGGCTACGCTGCTACCGCTGCAATCGGAAGCGGTGCTGGTGGCGCTGCTGCTCAATGGCAGCTACTCGCTGTGGCTACTGCTCGGCATCGCGACCCTGGGCAACGTATTGGGCTCGTTGGTCAATTGGTTGCTGGGCCGTTCGGTCGAGCTGTTCAAGGACCGTCGCTGGTTTCCTGTGAGCGCTGCACAGTTGGAAAAGTCCCGCGGCCATTATCGTCGTTGGGGCCATTGGTCACTGCTGCTCAGTTGGCTGCCGATCATCGGCGACCCACTGACCCTGGTGGCCGGCGTGATGCGGGAGCCGCTCTGGCGTTTTATATTGATCGTCAGCCTGGCCAAGGCGGCCCGTTACGCGGTGGTGGCAATGGCTGTGCATTGGGTGTAA
- a CDS encoding SRPBCC family protein, translating to MSVVDHRIRAERISQERYIQAPIETVYDYVTQPDRWHEWHPTSLSADTGTSGSLPVGQRFTEMIDLLGVRVPMSYRVQIAVPPREFKTVFTSLAVDGSIHYFLQTRGSGTLFTRVLSYETELQLDTLQARMVAVSNQAMDQLKQRLESF from the coding sequence ATGAGTGTCGTCGATCACCGGATCCGCGCCGAGCGGATCAGCCAGGAGCGCTACATCCAAGCCCCCATCGAAACCGTCTACGACTATGTGACCCAGCCCGACCGCTGGCACGAATGGCACCCCACCTCGTTGAGCGCAGACACCGGTACCAGCGGTTCACTGCCCGTTGGCCAGCGCTTCACCGAAATGATCGACCTGCTGGGGGTACGAGTGCCCATGAGCTACCGGGTGCAGATCGCCGTGCCGCCCCGGGAGTTCAAGACCGTGTTCACCTCCCTCGCCGTGGATGGCAGCATTCACTACTTTCTCCAGACGCGCGGCAGCGGCACCCTGTTTACCCGGGTGCTCAGCTATGAGACCGAGCTGCAGCTCGATACCTTGCAAGCACGCATGGTGGCGGTGTCGAACCAGGCCATGGACCAACTCAAGCAACGCCTGGAGTCGTTCTGA
- a CDS encoding enoyl-CoA hydratase/isomerase family protein, which produces MTAQAQSQATCSTQSSQDSVLAEVRNHIGHLTLNRPAGLNAITLDMVRSLSAHLRAWAEDAQVHAVVLRGAGEKAFCAGGDIRSLYDSFKGGDTLHEDFFVEEYALDLAIHHYRKPVLALMDGFVLGGGMGLVQGADLRVVTERSRLAMPEVAIGYFPDVGGSYFLPRIPGELGIYLGVTGVQIRAADALYCGLADWYLDSARLAELDQKLDRLQWHDSPLKDLQGLLAKLAVQQLPDAPLAALRPAIDHFFAQPDVPSIVEQLQQVTVADSHEWALSTSQLMQTRSPLAMAVTLQMLRRGRHLALEDCFALELHLDRQWFARGDLIEGVRALLIDKDKAPRWNPPTLSALDQHHVDSFFQDFAKNGN; this is translated from the coding sequence ATGACTGCTCAGGCTCAGTCCCAGGCGACATGCAGCACCCAGTCCTCCCAGGACAGCGTCCTGGCCGAAGTACGCAACCATATCGGCCACCTGACCCTCAACCGCCCCGCCGGCCTCAACGCCATCACCCTGGACATGGTCCGCAGCCTTTCGGCGCATTTGCGCGCCTGGGCCGAGGATGCCCAGGTGCATGCCGTGGTGTTGCGCGGCGCCGGCGAGAAAGCCTTCTGCGCCGGTGGCGATATCCGCTCGCTGTACGACAGCTTCAAGGGTGGCGACACCCTGCATGAAGACTTCTTCGTCGAAGAATACGCCCTCGACCTGGCCATTCATCATTACCGCAAGCCGGTCCTCGCCCTGATGGACGGCTTTGTCCTGGGCGGCGGCATGGGCCTGGTCCAGGGGGCCGACCTGCGGGTTGTCACCGAACGCAGCCGCCTGGCCATGCCGGAAGTGGCCATCGGTTACTTCCCGGATGTGGGCGGCAGCTACTTCCTGCCGCGCATTCCTGGCGAGCTGGGGATTTACCTGGGGGTGACCGGGGTGCAGATCCGCGCCGCCGACGCCCTGTACTGCGGGCTCGCCGACTGGTACCTCGACAGCGCCAGGCTGGCGGAACTGGATCAGAAACTCGACCGCCTGCAATGGCACGATTCGCCACTCAAGGACCTGCAAGGCTTGCTGGCCAAGCTTGCGGTGCAACAATTGCCGGATGCGCCACTGGCCGCCCTGCGCCCGGCCATCGACCACTTCTTTGCCCAGCCGGATGTGCCGAGCATTGTCGAACAACTGCAACAAGTGACCGTCGCCGATAGCCATGAATGGGCGCTGAGCACCTCGCAGTTGATGCAGACCCGCTCCCCCTTGGCCATGGCCGTCACCCTGCAGATGCTGCGACGCGGTCGCCACCTGGCACTGGAAGATTGCTTCGCCTTGGAACTGCACCTGGACCGCCAGTGGTTCGCCCGGGGCGACCTGATCGAAGGCGTGCGCGCGTTGTTGATCGATAAGGACAAAGCCCCGCGCTGGAACCCGCCAACGCTCTCGGCATTGGACCAGCACCACGTCGACAGCTTCTTCCAAGACTTCGCGAAGAACGGGAACTAA
- a CDS encoding DUF411 domain-containing protein — translation MKTALRLTLLSALFMTSLAQAAELIPIDVHRDANCGCCKKWISHLEANGFKVNDHVEADMSSVKQRLGVAPRLASCHTAVIDGKFVEGHVPADQVLALRKRDDLLGIAAPGMPMGSPGMETQGMSDAYQVIGLTRAGKDVVVAEYPAH, via the coding sequence ATGAAAACCGCCCTGCGCCTGACTTTACTGTCCGCCCTGTTCATGACCAGCCTGGCCCAGGCCGCCGAACTGATCCCGATTGACGTGCATCGCGATGCCAACTGCGGCTGCTGCAAAAAATGGATCAGCCACCTCGAAGCCAACGGGTTCAAGGTCAACGATCATGTGGAAGCCGACATGAGCTCGGTCAAGCAGCGCCTGGGCGTGGCTCCGCGCCTGGCGTCCTGCCATACCGCGGTGATCGACGGCAAGTTCGTCGAAGGCCATGTGCCGGCCGATCAAGTGTTGGCCCTGCGCAAACGCGACGATCTGTTGGGCATCGCCGCACCTGGCATGCCCATGGGCTCGCCAGGGATGGAAACCCAGGGCATGAGCGACGCCTATCAAGTCATTGGCCTGACCCGCGCCGGCAAAGATGTGGTGGTAGCCGAATACCCGGCCCACTGA
- a CDS encoding UDP-glucose 6-dehydrogenase, with protein sequence MKISVFGSGYVGLVQATVLAEVGHDVICMDVDENKVRLLQQGHVSIFEPGLASLVRENLENGRLTFTSQEKLAVEHGEVLFIAVGTPSDEDGSADLKYVLSVGDAVARHRVEPVILVEKSTVPVGTGDTLRAHIDKALAGRSLVFDIVSNPEFLKEGSAVADCRRPDRIIIGCEREEVREVMRDLYAPFNRNHDRIIFMDVRSAELTKYAANCMLATKISFINQIAELAEHLGADIESVRLGIGADSRIGYHFIYPGCGYGGSCFPKDMRALIHSARQANCSSDLLEAVEAINQRQKSKLFERIRAFYKGELRGKTFALWGLAFKPNTDDMRDAPSRVLMESLWAAGANVRAFDPEAMQETQKLYGNDPRLMLMGTPESTLGGADALIICTEWQQFKAPDFDLLHARLKAPVIFDGRNLYDAERLARKGFHYFPMGRGQSCDLPIPQQQWVPRLLEA encoded by the coding sequence ATGAAAATCAGCGTATTTGGTAGTGGTTACGTTGGCCTGGTACAGGCCACCGTATTGGCCGAGGTCGGTCACGATGTGATCTGCATGGACGTTGACGAAAACAAGGTGCGCCTGCTGCAACAAGGCCATGTGAGCATTTTCGAGCCGGGGCTTGCCAGCCTGGTCCGGGAAAACCTGGAAAACGGCCGGTTGACCTTCACCAGCCAGGAAAAACTCGCGGTCGAGCATGGCGAAGTGTTGTTTATCGCAGTTGGCACGCCTTCGGACGAAGACGGCTCGGCGGACTTGAAGTATGTGCTGTCGGTGGGCGATGCGGTGGCCCGCCATCGCGTCGAGCCGGTAATCCTGGTGGAAAAATCCACGGTCCCGGTGGGCACCGGCGACACCCTGCGCGCCCATATCGACAAGGCCCTGGCCGGTCGCAGCCTGGTGTTCGATATTGTCTCCAACCCGGAATTCCTCAAGGAAGGCTCTGCGGTGGCCGACTGCCGACGCCCCGACCGGATCATCATCGGTTGCGAACGCGAAGAAGTGCGTGAGGTGATGCGTGACCTGTACGCGCCGTTCAACCGCAACCACGACCGCATTATCTTTATGGATGTGCGCAGCGCCGAGCTGACCAAGTACGCCGCCAACTGCATGCTGGCGACCAAGATCAGCTTTATCAACCAGATCGCCGAGCTGGCCGAGCACCTGGGGGCCGATATCGAATCGGTGCGCCTGGGCATCGGCGCCGACTCGCGGATCGGCTACCACTTTATCTACCCGGGCTGCGGCTACGGCGGCTCGTGCTTCCCCAAGGACATGCGCGCGCTGATCCACAGCGCTCGCCAAGCCAATTGCTCCAGTGACCTGCTCGAAGCGGTGGAAGCCATCAACCAGCGGCAGAAAAGCAAACTGTTCGAGCGGATCCGGGCGTTCTACAAGGGCGAACTGCGCGGCAAAACCTTCGCCTTGTGGGGCCTGGCGTTCAAGCCCAACACCGACGACATGCGCGATGCCCCCAGCCGGGTGCTGATGGAATCGCTGTGGGCCGCCGGGGCCAACGTGCGGGCCTTCGACCCCGAGGCCATGCAGGAAACCCAGAAGCTGTACGGCAATGACCCGCGCCTGATGCTGATGGGCACCCCGGAATCGACCCTGGGCGGCGCCGATGCCTTGATCATCTGCACTGAGTGGCAGCAGTTCAAAGCCCCGGATTTCGACCTGCTGCACGCCCGCCTCAAGGCGCCGGTGATCTTTGACGGGCGCAACCTGTATGACGCCGAGCGCCTGGCGCGCAAGGGCTTCCACTACTTCCCGATGGGGCGTGGGCAGTCCTGCGACTTGCCGATCCCCCAGCAACAGTGGGTACCCCGGCTGCTGGAGGCCTGA
- the arnF gene encoding 4-amino-4-deoxy-L-arabinose-phosphoundecaprenol flippase subunit ArnF — MSRLRGFTLALSSVALVSAAQLGMRWSMTRLPLPAEWLAAPMVDPVALGVVALAIVAYALSMLCWLGALQHLPLGRAYSLLSISYVLVYLLAASLPGFNEPFSLSRTLGVALVILGVLTINSRRIGNTSPRNTP, encoded by the coding sequence ATGAGCCGGTTGCGCGGTTTCACCCTGGCGTTATCCAGCGTAGCACTGGTCAGCGCGGCCCAGTTGGGCATGCGCTGGAGCATGACGCGCCTGCCATTGCCGGCGGAGTGGCTCGCCGCGCCCATGGTTGATCCCGTGGCCTTGGGCGTGGTCGCCCTGGCCATCGTGGCCTACGCCCTGTCAATGCTGTGCTGGCTCGGCGCGCTGCAGCACCTGCCCCTGGGTCGCGCCTATTCGTTGCTGAGTATCAGCTACGTCCTGGTGTACCTGCTGGCGGCCAGCCTGCCGGGCTTCAACGAACCCTTTTCCCTGTCACGGACCTTGGGGGTGGCTCTGGTCATCCTGGGTGTGCTGACCATCAACTCCCGTCGTATCGGCAACACAAGCCCCAGGAATACCCCATGA
- the arnE gene encoding 4-amino-4-deoxy-L-arabinose-phosphoundecaprenol flippase subunit ArnE — translation MITLLLLLAACLLTCMGQIAQKYAVEGWRGQPAGWALKLRSPWLWSALLCLGLGLLVWLLVLQRLEVGIAYPMLSLNFVLITLVARFVFHEPVDRRHWLGVALVMAGVLLLLGGQV, via the coding sequence TTGATCACCCTGCTGCTGCTTCTGGCCGCGTGCCTGCTGACCTGCATGGGCCAGATCGCGCAAAAGTATGCCGTGGAAGGCTGGCGCGGCCAGCCTGCGGGCTGGGCGTTGAAACTGCGCTCGCCCTGGCTCTGGTCGGCCCTGCTGTGCCTGGGCCTGGGCCTGCTGGTGTGGCTACTGGTGCTGCAACGCCTGGAAGTGGGGATTGCCTACCCGATGCTCAGCCTGAATTTTGTATTGATCACCCTGGTGGCGCGCTTTGTGTTCCATGAGCCGGTGGATCGCCGCCACTGGCTGGGCGTGGCCCTGGTGATGGCCGGCGTGCTGCTGCTGCTGGGAGGTCAGGTATGA
- a CDS encoding ArnT family glycosyltransferase yields MDTLASPALHRQSWGVGLLALLLFVAGNWDQAIIGFDSRFVLFAQEMLRHGPGFFPSTYGQPYADYLSTSTLLTWLLSLPLGRVTSFSAWLPTAVASAVIVALVYRLTAPYSQRWALLSIALLLLSSTFISETRAVSLDQMLAAVTLALFYLGYAHDHFASPRRLPWLLLLLLLGFAIRGPIGLVIPTGVLCSYYLLNRQWRRLFSFGVLALALLLACVGLLLLLAKVSGGESFMQDVIRMQFLGRLDGREGSGSVWYYFSSSLGNYAPAYPLALLALLAVLFSARRTADSAWQLLLGCTAAGLIVLLGLSIPEAKKARYVLPMMPMVAIIAAYPFHRVDGRLFKGLRGLMLGLWALTPGLLIGALLVARQRFAAQLEHFQGVLGLLIGLQLLSVGMLLKWRWRPVGPAFCAVLAVWGLYILVVEPVERRLYDTRTFAREAHALIQQHPAPLVLHGLGKDAKAIKFMVNVECDRVPLFTQAPADLASLPAPAWLVMDQADFQRLDEPRWRGLTPVLTGPFDKNTYVLLRLERAGP; encoded by the coding sequence GTGGACACGCTAGCCAGCCCGGCCCTGCACCGCCAATCCTGGGGCGTCGGGCTCCTGGCGCTGCTGCTGTTTGTCGCCGGCAACTGGGACCAGGCAATTATCGGTTTTGACTCGCGCTTTGTGCTGTTCGCCCAGGAGATGTTGCGCCACGGCCCGGGGTTTTTCCCCTCCACCTATGGCCAGCCGTATGCCGATTACCTGTCGACCTCAACCCTGCTGACCTGGCTGTTGTCGCTGCCCCTGGGGCGGGTCACCAGCTTCAGTGCCTGGCTGCCGACCGCCGTTGCCTCGGCGGTCATCGTCGCCCTGGTCTACCGCCTGACCGCGCCCTACTCCCAGCGCTGGGCGCTGCTGAGCATCGCGTTGTTGTTGCTCAGCAGCACATTTATCAGCGAAACCCGCGCGGTCTCCCTGGATCAGATGCTCGCGGCGGTGACCCTGGCGCTGTTTTACCTGGGCTACGCCCACGATCACTTCGCCAGCCCTCGGCGCCTGCCCTGGCTGTTGCTCCTGTTATTGCTCGGCTTTGCGATTCGCGGGCCCATCGGCCTCGTGATCCCCACCGGGGTGTTGTGCAGCTATTACCTGCTCAATCGTCAGTGGCGCCGGTTGTTCAGCTTCGGCGTGCTGGCCTTGGCGCTGCTGCTGGCGTGTGTCGGCTTGCTGCTGTTGCTGGCCAAGGTCAGTGGTGGCGAAAGCTTTATGCAGGACGTGATCCGCATGCAGTTCCTCGGGCGCCTGGACGGCCGCGAAGGCTCCGGCAGCGTCTGGTATTACTTCAGCAGCTCCCTGGGCAACTACGCCCCGGCCTACCCGTTGGCCCTGCTGGCGCTACTGGCGGTGCTGTTCAGTGCCCGGCGCACCGCTGATAGCGCATGGCAGTTGTTGCTGGGGTGCACGGCTGCGGGTTTGATCGTGCTGCTTGGCCTGTCGATCCCCGAGGCGAAAAAAGCCCGCTATGTGTTACCGATGATGCCGATGGTGGCGATTATCGCCGCGTACCCGTTCCACAGGGTGGACGGGCGGCTGTTCAAGGGGCTGCGGGGCTTGATGCTGGGGCTGTGGGCGCTGACCCCGGGGCTGTTGATCGGCGCGCTGCTGGTGGCGCGCCAGCGCTTTGCTGCGCAGCTGGAGCATTTCCAGGGCGTGTTGGGCCTGTTGATCGGCTTGCAGCTCCTGAGTGTGGGGATGCTCCTCAAGTGGCGCTGGCGCCCGGTGGGGCCGGCGTTTTGCGCGGTGCTGGCGGTTTGGGGCCTGTACATCCTGGTGGTCGAACCGGTGGAGCGCCGTCTCTACGACACCCGCACCTTTGCCCGCGAGGCCCATGCGCTGATCCAGCAGCACCCGGCGCCGCTGGTATTGCATGGCTTGGGTAAAGACGCCAAGGCCATCAAGTTCATGGTCAATGTGGAATGTGACCGGGTGCCGCTGTTTACCCAGGCACCTGCCGACCTGGCCTCGTTGCCGGCGCCAGCGTGGCTGGTGATGGACCAGGCTGATTTCCAGCGCCTCGATGAGCCACGCTGGCGCGGATTGACGCCGGTACTGACGGGGCCCTTCGATAAAAACACCTATGTGCTGCTGCGTCTGGAGCGGGCTGGGCCATAG
- the arnT gene encoding lipid IV(A) 4-amino-4-deoxy-L-arabinosyltransferase: MIRRWALPLLLLVFGLCYLLPMVTHGLWIPDETRYAQISQEMLLTGKWASPHFMGIRYFEKPAAGYWMIALGQALFGQNLFGVRVASALATGLSILLVYFMARRLWNDPRKSLVCSVLYMSFISVAMSGGYANLDPQFSFWVNLSGVALWLCIDSQTRRARLGAWALLGFACAMGFMTKGFLAWLLPVLIALPYMVWQKRLRELLAYGLVAVAVAIAVSLPWALMVHAQEPDYWNFFFWHEHIQRFAGEDAQHEQAWWYYLPLLAAFSLPWLALLPSTLKQAWQEKRTHKIGFLLFWLLMPLAFFSLSKGKLPAYILPCLLPLALLMGHTLTDKLAQARGRVLQVNGWLNLIIGVLGLLAIVYFQLKKPIYAPQQELLSLVLVFSVLLGWIIANLLQALRPLRLWAAPALGSWLLVALVPAALPHSVVNNKTPDQFIIDHAVELATTQRLLSNDLGAASALAWRLKRPDVALYNTTGEVKYGLAYADSAARRVKLASVQQWLGDARKQGSVGVVMRVKGASEQRELALLPADGKRYEQGNMVILLFPQVAP, from the coding sequence ATGATCCGACGTTGGGCCCTGCCCCTGCTCCTGTTGGTCTTCGGCCTGTGCTATCTGTTGCCGATGGTCACCCATGGCCTGTGGATCCCGGACGAAACCCGTTATGCGCAGATCAGCCAGGAAATGCTGCTGACCGGCAAATGGGCGTCGCCGCACTTTATGGGCATCCGCTATTTCGAAAAACCGGCGGCCGGCTACTGGATGATCGCCCTCGGCCAGGCGCTGTTCGGGCAGAACCTGTTCGGCGTGCGCGTAGCCTCTGCGCTGGCCACGGGCTTGAGCATATTGCTGGTGTACTTCATGGCCCGGCGCCTGTGGAACGATCCGCGCAAGAGCCTGGTCTGCAGCGTGCTGTACATGAGTTTTATCAGCGTGGCGATGTCCGGTGGCTACGCCAACCTCGACCCGCAGTTCAGTTTCTGGGTCAACCTCAGCGGCGTGGCCTTGTGGCTATGTATCGACAGCCAGACCCGACGCGCCCGCCTGGGCGCCTGGGCCTTGCTGGGGTTTGCCTGCGCCATGGGCTTCATGACCAAGGGTTTTCTGGCGTGGCTGCTGCCGGTATTGATCGCCCTGCCCTATATGGTCTGGCAAAAGCGTTTGCGTGAACTGTTGGCCTATGGTCTGGTTGCCGTGGCGGTGGCGATTGCGGTCAGCCTGCCCTGGGCGCTGATGGTGCATGCCCAGGAGCCCGACTACTGGAACTTCTTCTTCTGGCACGAGCACATCCAGCGGTTTGCCGGTGAAGATGCCCAGCACGAACAAGCCTGGTGGTACTACCTGCCGTTGCTGGCCGCGTTCAGCTTGCCGTGGCTGGCCCTGCTGCCCTCCACCCTGAAACAGGCGTGGCAGGAAAAACGCACGCACAAGATCGGCTTCCTGTTGTTTTGGCTGCTGATGCCCCTGGCGTTTTTCAGCCTGAGCAAGGGCAAGCTGCCGGCCTATATCCTGCCGTGCCTGCTGCCTTTGGCATTGCTGATGGGCCATACCCTGACCGACAAGCTGGCCCAGGCCCGTGGCCGGGTGCTGCAAGTCAATGGCTGGCTCAACCTGATCATCGGGGTGCTGGGCCTGCTGGCAATCGTGTACTTCCAGTTGAAGAAGCCGATTTATGCCCCGCAGCAGGAACTGCTGAGCCTGGTGCTGGTATTCAGCGTGCTGCTGGGCTGGATCATCGCCAACCTGCTGCAGGCGTTACGCCCGTTGCGTTTGTGGGCGGCGCCGGCACTGGGCAGTTGGTTACTGGTGGCCCTGGTGCCGGCGGCATTGCCGCACTCGGTGGTGAATAACAAGACACCGGACCAGTTCATTATCGATCACGCCGTAGAACTGGCGACTACCCAGCGCCTGCTGAGCAACGACCTGGGCGCAGCCTCGGCCCTGGCGTGGCGGCTCAAGCGTCCGGACGTGGCGCTGTACAACACCACCGGAGAAGTCAAATACGGCCTGGCCTATGCCGACAGCGCCGCCCGACGGGTCAAACTCGCAAGCGTCCAGCAGTGGCTGGGCGACGCGCGCAAACAGGGTTCGGTGGGCGTGGTAATGCGCGTGAAGGGCGCATCTGAGCAACGCGAACTGGCATTGCTGCCCGCAGACGGCAAGCGCTACGAGCAAGGCAATATGGTGATTCTGCTGTTCCCGCAGGTGGCGCCTTGA
- a CDS encoding HPP family protein: MLARWLPAAINTRPAEWSRAAIGMALGTLFSVWLCAQVYGLEVAMHLLGPLGASAVLLFAVSSGALAQPWSIIGSYLCASVVALLVARVLGRTLGSACLAAGMALMLMCWLRCLHPPSGGLAMTLVLADPASIALGWQEVGPVMLGAGTLLLSALAYNNLTRTRYPKGPAEVPVMVQPHAREVDAKITAVDLEQALAQMEQFFDVTPSELEELIHIAEDHARRRSIGQVLASRV; this comes from the coding sequence ATGCTCGCTCGTTGGTTACCCGCTGCTATCAATACCCGTCCCGCCGAATGGAGCCGCGCCGCCATCGGCATGGCCCTGGGCACCCTGTTTAGCGTATGGCTCTGCGCCCAGGTGTATGGCCTGGAAGTGGCCATGCACCTGCTGGGTCCGCTGGGGGCCTCTGCCGTGCTGTTGTTTGCGGTGTCATCGGGGGCCCTCGCCCAGCCATGGTCGATTATTGGCAGCTATCTATGCGCCAGTGTGGTGGCCTTGCTGGTAGCCCGGGTCTTGGGCCGGACCCTGGGCAGTGCCTGCCTTGCGGCGGGCATGGCGTTGATGCTGATGTGCTGGCTGCGTTGCCTGCACCCGCCCTCGGGTGGCCTGGCCATGACCCTGGTCCTTGCCGACCCGGCCAGCATCGCCCTGGGTTGGCAGGAGGTCGGGCCGGTCATGCTGGGGGCTGGCACCCTGCTGCTCTCGGCCCTGGCCTATAACAACCTGACCCGCACCCGTTACCCCAAGGGCCCCGCCGAGGTGCCGGTGATGGTGCAACCGCACGCTCGGGAGGTGGACGCCAAAATCACCGCCGTGGACCTGGAGCAGGCGTTGGCGCAAATGGAGCAGTTTTTCGACGTCACCCCCAGCGAACTGGAAGAGCTGATCCACATCGCTGAAGACCATGCGCGCCGCCGCAGCATTGGCCAAGTGCTGGCCAGCCGGGTGTAG
- a CDS encoding type VI secretion system contractile sheath small subunit, which translates to MAKEQLPIEQVHVGYIPMPTLDRLMELRDALVALKGPLANDPRLRESVQKSLINAENHERVLGKVSLG; encoded by the coding sequence ATGGCTAAAGAGCAATTGCCTATTGAGCAGGTACATGTCGGCTATATCCCCATGCCCACCCTTGATCGGCTGATGGAGTTGCGCGACGCCCTGGTCGCGCTCAAGGGGCCGCTGGCCAATGACCCACGGCTGCGGGAAAGTGTGCAGAAGTCGTTGATCAATGCCGAGAACCACGAGCGGGTGCTGGGCAAGGTCAGCCTGGGGTAG